From one Pyxidicoccus xibeiensis genomic stretch:
- a CDS encoding cytochrome P450, translated as MDTPVTTPPLRPVAGPRGLPKLGLFFPMIEEPLALANRLHAEYGDSVVFPVYGSPLTFLRNPVDVKRVLIDEPAAFPKPRIVNPFNGNGLTVSRGDFWKRQRHMVQPLFHKEKVKLWAGIFTDEMRKAVERWRGMGARGETFDMYHEAARMMFGVMWRTCFDEQPSEEQFLGIMRAIEVFGKRPSPWHQLVYALVPRLNPLGRRVDASVAQVNEWIYGRLANRRMRGTQEGDITLLSMLVEARARESGENMDDVQVRDEIVNLFGASFEMIATSVTWAVHACTQYPDVVRNIRDELRGAVGNAEPTLEDVPKLPYTARVVQEVNRLCPPAFAILREAKEAIQVGDIMVPKKSHILMFPYAIHRHPDYWTSAEQFDPDRFLPERLSGMHKCAYVPFGAGQRICVGQHMSMVDTVLALTMLLRELDVEYAGRGPVKWMTKLTFIPKGGLPVRVKPRA; from the coding sequence ATGGACACCCCAGTGACGACTCCCCCCCTGCGCCCGGTTGCGGGGCCTCGGGGACTGCCCAAGCTCGGCCTCTTCTTCCCGATGATTGAAGAGCCGCTGGCCCTCGCCAACCGCCTCCATGCGGAGTACGGCGACTCGGTGGTGTTCCCCGTCTATGGCTCGCCGCTCACCTTCCTGCGCAACCCCGTGGACGTGAAGCGGGTGCTCATCGACGAGCCGGCGGCCTTCCCCAAGCCGCGCATCGTCAACCCCTTCAACGGCAACGGGCTGACGGTGAGCCGGGGCGACTTCTGGAAGCGCCAGCGGCACATGGTGCAGCCGCTCTTCCACAAGGAGAAGGTGAAGCTGTGGGCGGGCATCTTCACCGACGAGATGCGCAAGGCCGTGGAGCGCTGGAGGGGGATGGGCGCGCGGGGTGAGACGTTCGACATGTATCACGAGGCCGCGCGGATGATGTTCGGGGTGATGTGGCGCACCTGCTTCGACGAGCAGCCGTCCGAGGAGCAGTTCCTGGGCATCATGCGGGCCATCGAGGTCTTCGGGAAGCGGCCCTCGCCGTGGCACCAGCTGGTGTATGCCCTGGTCCCCCGGCTCAACCCCCTGGGCCGGCGCGTGGATGCCTCCGTGGCGCAGGTCAACGAGTGGATCTACGGGCGGCTGGCGAACCGGCGCATGCGGGGGACGCAGGAGGGGGACATCACCCTGCTGTCCATGCTGGTGGAGGCGCGGGCGCGCGAGTCCGGGGAGAACATGGACGACGTGCAGGTGCGGGATGAAATCGTCAACCTGTTCGGCGCCAGCTTCGAGATGATTGCCACGTCCGTGACGTGGGCCGTCCACGCCTGCACCCAGTACCCGGACGTGGTGCGCAACATCCGAGACGAGCTGCGCGGGGCGGTGGGCAACGCGGAGCCGACGCTGGAGGACGTGCCGAAGCTGCCCTACACGGCCCGGGTGGTGCAGGAGGTCAACCGGCTGTGCCCGCCCGCCTTCGCCATCTTGCGCGAGGCGAAGGAGGCCATCCAGGTGGGGGACATCATGGTCCCCAAGAAGTCCCACATCCTGATGTTCCCGTACGCCATCCACCGGCACCCGGACTACTGGACGTCGGCGGAGCAGTTCGACCCGGACCGCTTCCTGCCGGAGCGGCTGTCCGGCATGCACAAGTGCGCCTACGTGCCGTTCGGCGCGGGGCAGCGCATCTGCGTGGGCCAGCACATGTCCATGGTGGACACGGTGCTCGCGCTGACGATGCTGCTGCGCGAGCTGGACGTGGAGTACGCGGGCCGGGGGCCGGTGAAGTGGATGACGAAGCTGACCTTCATCCCCAAGGGCGGCCTGCCGGTGCGGGTGAAGCCGCGGGCCTGA
- a CDS encoding pyruvate carboxylase, with the protein MALPPLRPIQKVLCANRGEIAIRVFRACNELGIRTVAIYSDEDRTHEHRHKADEAYLVGRGKRPVEAYLGIDEILDVAERAGVDAIHPGYGFLSENADFAEACERRGIRFIGPRSAVVRTMGDKVAAKHLAQEVGVPVVPGITLEGDDARVVEQARAFFVQHGGPILVKAAHGGGGRGMRVVREEKDLESALASARSEAKSAFGSAAVFLERFLEKVRHIEVQLLGDLHGNLVHLHERDCSVQRRHQKVIEIAPAPNLAQPLRAAICDAAVRLARAAGYSSAGTAEFLVTGDTFYFIECNARLQVEHTVTEQVTGVDLVQSQIRIAEGHRLDSPAVGIPSQEAIVPRGYAVQLRVTTEDPANNFMPDAGVITAWRAAHGFGIRLDGSNGYSQAHISPYYDSMLVKVIAYAPTFEGAVMKGQRALREFRIRGVKTNLPFLENVLNHPAFQQGQTYTRFIDETPELFQFEPRRDRASKLMNYLGDVIVNGHPTIKKPQRLKPTQFMEPRLPVTPPGPAPRGTAQILAEKGPRGLAEWVLAQKRVLLTDTTMRDAHQSLLATRMRTRDVLRVAPATARLASDLFSLECWGGATFDTAYRFLNEDPWARLRSLKAAAPNLLLQMLLRGANAVGYTSYPNNVVEAFIDEAAEAGVDVFRIFDSLNDLGSMEVSIQRVLKTGKVAEVAICYTGDVANPKRKKYTLDYYADLARRIEDSGAHFLCIKDMAGLLRPRAAAMLMERLREVTRLPIHLHMHDTAGNGIASYLEAIEHGVHIVDVALGSMAGLTSQPSLNALVSALRGHPRETGLANARLQPLANYWEDVREYYAPFESGLKSTTSEVYYHEIPGGQYSNLRPQVAEMGLLGRWNDVKDAFALVNVLVGDIPKVTPSSKMVGDFAIFLLKNDLTVRASTLAEAAELTRAKLIEEAPRLDFPSSVVGYFRGELGQPPNGFPEDLRAAVLKGLPRVEGRPSASMPPLDLDGLQRDLSQKAGHPLTRVDAISAALYPRVMAGYLDDQARYEDVSILDTPNYFYGMEVGQEIWVDLEPGKTLVISLSAVGEPDEDGCRTVYFALNGHNRTVLVRDRSLAAKVEARRQADRGNPNHVAASMPGTVIALHVKAGARVEAGAPLVTLEAMKMETVVRAPRAGTVAEVVPLLKGAVQGGDLLAVLQ; encoded by the coding sequence ATGGCTCTGCCTCCCCTGCGTCCCATCCAGAAGGTGTTGTGCGCCAACCGCGGTGAGATCGCCATCCGCGTCTTCCGTGCCTGCAACGAGCTGGGCATCCGCACCGTCGCCATCTACAGCGACGAGGACCGCACCCACGAGCACCGGCACAAGGCGGACGAGGCGTACCTCGTGGGACGCGGCAAGCGCCCGGTGGAGGCCTACCTGGGCATCGACGAAATCCTCGACGTGGCCGAGCGGGCCGGGGTGGACGCCATCCACCCCGGGTATGGCTTCCTGTCGGAGAACGCCGACTTCGCCGAGGCGTGCGAGCGCCGGGGCATCCGCTTCATCGGCCCGCGCTCCGCGGTGGTGCGGACCATGGGGGACAAGGTGGCGGCCAAGCACCTGGCCCAGGAGGTGGGCGTGCCGGTGGTGCCCGGCATCACCCTGGAGGGCGACGACGCCCGGGTGGTGGAGCAGGCGCGGGCCTTCTTCGTCCAGCACGGCGGCCCCATCCTGGTGAAGGCGGCGCACGGCGGCGGCGGCCGGGGCATGCGCGTGGTGCGCGAGGAGAAGGACCTGGAGTCCGCGCTGGCCTCCGCGCGCTCGGAGGCGAAGAGCGCCTTCGGCTCGGCGGCGGTGTTCCTGGAGCGCTTCCTGGAGAAGGTGCGCCACATCGAGGTGCAGCTCCTGGGCGACCTGCACGGCAACCTGGTGCACCTGCACGAGCGGGACTGCTCGGTGCAGCGCCGCCACCAGAAGGTCATCGAGATTGCCCCTGCCCCCAACCTGGCCCAGCCGCTGCGGGCCGCCATCTGCGACGCGGCGGTGCGGCTGGCACGCGCGGCGGGCTACTCCAGCGCGGGCACGGCGGAGTTCCTCGTCACCGGCGATACGTTCTACTTCATCGAGTGCAACGCGCGGCTCCAGGTGGAGCACACCGTCACCGAGCAGGTGACAGGCGTGGACCTGGTGCAGAGCCAGATTCGCATCGCGGAGGGGCACCGGCTGGACTCGCCCGCGGTGGGCATCCCCTCGCAGGAGGCCATCGTCCCCCGTGGCTACGCGGTGCAGCTGCGCGTCACCACCGAGGACCCGGCCAACAACTTCATGCCGGACGCGGGCGTCATCACCGCCTGGCGCGCGGCCCACGGCTTTGGCATCCGGCTGGACGGCTCGAACGGCTACAGCCAGGCGCACATCTCGCCGTACTACGACTCCATGCTGGTGAAGGTCATCGCGTACGCGCCCACGTTCGAGGGCGCGGTGATGAAGGGCCAGCGCGCGCTGCGCGAGTTCCGCATCCGCGGCGTGAAGACCAACCTGCCCTTCCTGGAGAACGTGCTGAACCACCCGGCCTTCCAGCAGGGCCAGACGTACACGCGCTTCATCGACGAGACGCCGGAGCTGTTCCAGTTCGAGCCCCGCCGGGATCGCGCCAGCAAGCTGATGAACTACCTGGGCGACGTCATCGTCAACGGGCACCCCACCATCAAGAAGCCCCAGCGGCTCAAGCCCACCCAGTTCATGGAGCCCCGCCTGCCGGTGACGCCGCCCGGCCCGGCGCCGCGCGGCACCGCGCAGATCCTCGCGGAGAAGGGGCCCAGGGGCCTGGCGGAGTGGGTGCTGGCACAGAAGCGCGTGCTGCTCACCGACACCACGATGCGGGACGCGCACCAGTCGCTGCTGGCCACGCGCATGCGCACGCGGGACGTGCTGCGCGTGGCGCCGGCCACCGCGCGCCTGGCGTCGGACCTGTTCAGCCTCGAGTGCTGGGGCGGCGCGACGTTCGACACCGCGTACCGCTTCCTCAACGAGGACCCGTGGGCGCGCCTGCGCTCGCTGAAGGCCGCCGCGCCGAACCTCCTGCTGCAGATGCTGCTGCGCGGCGCCAACGCGGTGGGCTACACCAGCTATCCGAACAACGTGGTGGAGGCCTTCATCGACGAGGCGGCCGAGGCGGGCGTGGACGTCTTCCGCATCTTCGACAGCCTCAACGACCTGGGCAGCATGGAGGTGTCCATCCAGCGCGTGCTCAAGACGGGCAAGGTGGCGGAGGTGGCCATCTGCTACACGGGCGACGTCGCCAACCCCAAGCGCAAGAAGTACACGCTGGACTACTACGCGGACCTGGCGCGGCGGATCGAAGACTCTGGCGCGCACTTCCTGTGCATCAAGGACATGGCGGGCCTGCTGCGCCCGCGCGCCGCGGCCATGCTGATGGAGCGGCTGCGCGAGGTGACGCGCCTGCCCATCCACCTGCACATGCACGACACGGCGGGCAACGGCATCGCCAGCTACCTGGAGGCCATCGAGCACGGGGTGCACATCGTCGACGTGGCGCTGGGCAGCATGGCCGGCCTCACCAGCCAGCCCAGCCTCAACGCCCTGGTGAGCGCCCTGCGCGGCCACCCGCGCGAGACGGGCCTGGCGAACGCACGGCTGCAGCCCCTGGCGAACTACTGGGAGGACGTGCGCGAGTACTACGCCCCCTTCGAGAGCGGCCTCAAGAGCACGACGAGCGAGGTGTACTACCACGAGATTCCGGGCGGTCAGTACTCCAACCTCCGGCCCCAGGTAGCGGAGATGGGGCTGCTGGGCCGGTGGAACGACGTGAAGGACGCCTTCGCGCTGGTGAATGTGCTGGTGGGCGACATCCCGAAGGTGACGCCCTCGTCGAAGATGGTGGGTGACTTCGCCATCTTCCTGCTCAAGAACGACCTGACGGTGCGGGCGAGCACGCTGGCGGAGGCGGCGGAGCTGACGCGGGCGAAGCTGATTGAAGAGGCGCCCCGGCTGGACTTCCCCTCCAGCGTGGTGGGCTACTTCCGGGGTGAGCTGGGTCAGCCGCCCAACGGCTTCCCGGAGGACCTGCGGGCCGCGGTGCTCAAGGGCCTGCCGCGCGTGGAGGGGCGGCCCTCGGCGAGCATGCCGCCGCTGGACCTGGACGGGCTGCAGCGCGACCTGTCCCAGAAGGCGGGCCACCCGCTCACGCGCGTGGACGCCATCTCCGCCGCGCTCTACCCGCGCGTCATGGCGGGCTACCTGGATGACCAGGCGCGCTACGAGGACGTGTCCATCCTCGACACGCCCAACTACTTCTACGGCATGGAGGTGGGCCAGGAGATCTGGGTCGACCTGGAGCCGGGCAAGACGCTGGTCATCAGCCTGTCGGCGGTGGGCGAGCCCGACGAGGACGGCTGCCGCACGGTGTACTTCGCGCTGAACGGCCACAACCGCACGGTGCTGGTGAGGGACCGCAGCCTCGCGGCGAAGGTAGAGGCGCGCCGGCAGGCGGACCGCGGCAACCCGAACCACGTGGCGGCGAGCATGCCGGGCACCGTCATCGCGCTGCACGTCAAGGCAGGGGCGCGCGTGGAGGCCGGGGCGCCGCTCGTCACGCTGGAGGCGATGAAGATGGAGACGGTGGTGCGCGCGCCGCGCGCGGGCACCGTGGCGGAGGTCGTCCCCCTGCTCAAGGGGGCCGTGCAGGGCGGAGACCTGCTGGCGGTGCTCCAGTAG